A window of Actinobacillus suis ATCC 33415 contains these coding sequences:
- the lipA gene encoding lipoyl synthase, translating into MTTATGTKPTKMEAFKMERGVKYRDAAKTSVIQVRNIDPDQELLPKPSWMKIKLPAASAKIDSIKHGMRRHGLHSVCEEASCPNLHECFNHGTATFMIMGAICTRRCPFCDVAHGKPLPLDPEEPRKVAETVQDMKLKYVVITSVDRDDLADRGAAHFAATVREIKALNPECKVEILVPDFRGRVEQAVAILKQNPPDVFNHNLENVPRLYREVRPGADYKWSLELLKIFKQEFPGIPTKSGLMVGLGETNEEILEVMQDLRDHGVTMLTIGQYLQPSRHHLKVERYVPPEEFDMFRSEAEKMGFEHAACGPFVRSSYHADLQAKGELVK; encoded by the coding sequence ATGACAACTGCTACAGGCACTAAGCCTACAAAAATGGAAGCATTTAAAATGGAGCGTGGCGTTAAATATCGCGACGCAGCCAAAACTTCTGTAATCCAAGTGCGTAATATTGACCCTGACCAAGAGTTATTACCAAAACCAAGTTGGATGAAAATTAAATTACCGGCGGCTTCGGCAAAAATTGATAGTATCAAGCACGGTATGCGCCGCCACGGCTTACATTCTGTGTGTGAAGAAGCGTCTTGCCCGAACTTGCACGAATGTTTTAACCACGGTACGGCAACTTTTATGATTATGGGCGCAATTTGTACTCGTCGTTGTCCGTTCTGTGACGTTGCACACGGTAAACCGTTACCGTTAGATCCGGAAGAACCGCGTAAAGTGGCGGAAACCGTACAAGATATGAAGCTAAAATATGTGGTAATTACTTCGGTTGACCGTGATGACTTAGCTGATCGCGGTGCGGCGCATTTTGCTGCCACTGTACGTGAAATCAAAGCATTAAATCCGGAATGTAAAGTGGAAATTTTAGTACCGGACTTCCGTGGCCGTGTAGAACAAGCGGTTGCAATTTTAAAGCAAAATCCGCCGGATGTGTTTAACCATAACCTTGAGAACGTGCCACGTTTATACCGTGAAGTGCGTCCGGGTGCAGACTATAAATGGTCGCTTGAGTTACTTAAAATCTTCAAACAAGAATTCCCGGGTATTCCGACTAAATCAGGTTTAATGGTAGGTCTTGGTGAAACCAACGAAGAAATTTTAGAAGTAATGCAGGATTTACGTGATCATGGCGTAACGATGTTGACTATCGGTCAATATTTGCAACCGAGTCGTCATCACTTAAAAGTAGAACGTTATGTACCGCCGGAAGAGTTTGATATGTTCCGTAGTGAAGCGGAAAAAATGGGCTTCGAACACGCTGCTTGCGGTCCGTTTGTTCGTTCTTCATATCATGCAGATTTACAGGCGAAAGGCGAATTAGTTAAATAA
- the lipB gene encoding lipoyl(octanoyl) transferase LipB: protein MNQLIIRQLGVQPYEEIWHKMQDFTDSRDENTADEIWLVQHPAVFTQGSAGKPEHLLNPTNIPVVQTDRGGQITYHGEGQQIMYVLIDIKRLKAQGKEVSVRDLVTALEQCVVKTLADYGIEGYPKPDAPGVYIDGKKICSLGLRIRQGRSFHGLAFNVNMDLTPFRNINPCGYAGLEMAQLKDYIVEAEAQCDLVAPKLVAHFCNILGYNDQQIVNK, encoded by the coding sequence ATGAATCAACTCATCATTCGCCAACTTGGCGTGCAACCGTATGAAGAAATCTGGCACAAAATGCAAGATTTCACCGATTCTCGCGATGAAAATACTGCAGATGAAATCTGGCTCGTCCAGCATCCGGCAGTATTTACCCAAGGTTCTGCCGGTAAACCGGAACATTTACTTAATCCGACCAATATTCCTGTGGTGCAAACCGACCGTGGCGGACAAATTACTTACCACGGCGAAGGGCAGCAGATTATGTATGTGCTGATTGATATCAAACGTTTAAAAGCGCAAGGTAAAGAGGTTTCGGTGCGAGATTTGGTGACCGCTTTGGAGCAATGTGTGGTTAAAACATTAGCGGATTATGGGATTGAAGGTTATCCAAAACCGGATGCACCGGGCGTGTATATTGACGGTAAGAAAATTTGTTCGTTAGGGTTACGTATTCGCCAAGGTCGCTCGTTTCATGGCTTGGCATTTAATGTGAATATGGATTTAACGCCGTTTAGAAATATTAATCCGTGCGGCTATGCCGGATTGGAAATGGCGCAATTGAAAGATTATATTGTGGAAGCAGAAGCGCAATGTGATTTAGTTGCCCCTAAATTAGTAGCTCACTTTTGCAACATTTTAGGGTATAATGATCAACAAATTGTTAACAAATAA
- the ybeD gene encoding DUF493 family protein YbeD, whose protein sequence is MTQSRTVNLQDLPQAKLKDLLEFPCSFTFKVVGTHREDLVDDVVAVTQIHAKGDYNPRQQRSSKGTYNSVSIDIIAEHIDQVETLYTELAKIAGVRMVL, encoded by the coding sequence ATGACACAATCAAGAACAGTAAACCTACAAGATTTACCCCAAGCAAAATTAAAAGATTTATTAGAATTCCCATGTTCATTTACATTTAAAGTGGTGGGTACACATCGTGAAGATTTAGTGGATGACGTAGTGGCGGTAACGCAAATTCACGCAAAAGGCGATTACAACCCACGTCAGCAACGTAGCTCAAAAGGGACTTATAACTCGGTTTCAATTGATATTATTGCCGAACATATTGATCAAGTTGAAACGCTTTATACTGAGCTTGCTAAAATTGCCGGCGTGAGAATGGTTTTATAA
- a CDS encoding D-alanyl-D-alanine carboxypeptidase family protein, whose product MKKTLFKSVGLCALAFSQFAVADANVDFGISAPQLNAQSYILMDYNSGNVLASLNPDQRQYPASLTKMMTSYVVGDALKQGKVKNSDMVTVTENSWAQKFPGSSLMFLDLNTQVSVADLMRGLIIVSGNDAAVALAEHTSGSQQAFIDQMNKFAQQFGLKNTHFTTVHGLDEPNQYSSARDMAIIGAHIIRDQPEEYKIYAEKEFKYNIKKPQPNRNGLLWDKTMNVDGMKTGHTSQAGYNLVASATNSNTRLISVVMGVETYKGREVESKKLLQWGFANFETIKSLPAGQAVSEQSVYYGEADKVQLGSVQDSFVTVPKGKASELKARYELERKNLEAPLAKGQVIGKVIYQLDGKDVASSDLQVLQDVPEAGIFGKAWDWVVLTVKSLFD is encoded by the coding sequence ATGAAAAAAACATTATTTAAATCAGTAGGCCTTTGTGCTTTAGCTTTCTCCCAATTTGCCGTTGCTGACGCAAATGTGGATTTCGGTATTTCGGCACCGCAATTAAATGCGCAAAGTTATATCTTAATGGATTATAACTCGGGCAATGTTTTAGCAAGTTTAAATCCTGATCAGCGCCAATATCCGGCATCGTTAACTAAAATGATGACAAGTTATGTGGTAGGTGACGCGCTTAAACAAGGTAAAGTGAAAAACAGCGATATGGTGACGGTGACTGAGAATTCTTGGGCACAAAAATTCCCAGGCTCATCATTAATGTTTTTAGATTTAAATACGCAAGTATCGGTTGCGGATTTAATGCGTGGTTTGATTATCGTATCGGGTAATGATGCAGCGGTGGCATTAGCGGAACATACGTCAGGTTCACAGCAAGCCTTTATCGACCAAATGAATAAATTTGCACAGCAGTTTGGTCTTAAAAATACCCACTTTACAACTGTACACGGCTTAGATGAGCCAAACCAATATTCTTCAGCACGTGATATGGCAATTATCGGTGCGCATATTATTCGTGATCAGCCGGAAGAATATAAGATTTACGCAGAAAAAGAATTTAAATACAACATTAAAAAACCACAGCCAAACCGTAACGGTTTATTGTGGGACAAAACGATGAATGTGGACGGTATGAAAACCGGTCATACTAGCCAAGCGGGCTATAACTTAGTCGCTTCAGCGACCAACAGCAATACGCGTTTGATTTCGGTGGTAATGGGTGTAGAAACTTATAAGGGTCGTGAAGTCGAAAGCAAAAAATTGTTACAATGGGGCTTCGCAAACTTTGAGACAATTAAATCTCTGCCGGCTGGTCAAGCGGTTTCCGAACAAAGTGTTTATTATGGTGAAGCGGATAAAGTCCAGCTTGGTTCAGTTCAAGACAGTTTTGTGACCGTGCCAAAAGGTAAGGCTTCGGAGTTAAAAGCTCGTTATGAACTTGAGCGTAAAAACCTTGAAGCGCCATTAGCGAAAGGGCAGGTAATCGGTAAAGTTATTTATCAATTAGATGGCAAAGATGTTGCAAGCAGTGATTTACAAGTGCTACAAGATGTGCCAGAAGCGGGTATTTTCGGCAAAGCATGGGACTGGGTTGTATTAACGGTTAAGAGTTTATTCGACTAA
- a CDS encoding septal ring lytic transglycosylase RlpA family protein, whose product MRLSKMVTLLLAGFLTFGSLNSVAATKHAKPSAVKKYLIAKTAQKSVKHAALVAKARANKIALVKSRSLKELHKNTARSHYQSGIASYYADKFNGRRTANGERFSNSAMTAAHKTLPFGTLVEVTNMRNGRSVVVRVNDRGPYAHARVVDLSKAAARQLGMHNSGTAHVKLAVLNKNKKNTQAVREDG is encoded by the coding sequence ATGCGATTAAGTAAAATGGTAACCCTGTTGTTAGCTGGATTCTTAACATTCGGATCATTGAATTCTGTTGCAGCAACCAAACACGCAAAACCTAGCGCAGTAAAGAAGTATTTAATTGCTAAAACTGCACAAAAATCAGTAAAACACGCCGCTTTAGTGGCAAAAGCGAGAGCGAATAAAATCGCACTAGTTAAAAGCAGATCGCTTAAAGAATTACATAAAAATACTGCACGTAGCCATTATCAGTCTGGCATCGCAAGCTACTATGCAGATAAATTTAACGGCCGCCGTACCGCAAACGGCGAAAGGTTTAGCAATTCAGCGATGACCGCAGCACACAAAACGTTGCCGTTTGGCACTTTAGTGGAAGTGACCAATATGCGTAACGGACGTTCAGTTGTGGTACGAGTAAATGATCGGGGGCCTTATGCACACGCTCGCGTAGTGGATTTATCTAAAGCGGCAGCGCGCCAATTAGGAATGCACAATAGCGGAACGGCTCACGTCAAATTAGCAGTGCTAAATAAAAACAAGAAAAATACTCAAGCAGTAAGAGAAGATGGTTAA
- the rodA gene encoding rod shape-determining protein RodA, which translates to MNSGFKKLFWKIFSLDLWLLLGLLSITGYGLLVLYSASGGSERMFSNRVIQVTLGLGVMFFMAMIPPRFYERVSPYLYLVCIVMLILVDLVGETSKGAQRWLNLGFVRFQPSEIAKLSVPLMVATYLAKRALPPSLKDTFIALGIIIVPTLLVAAQPDLGTSILVCAAGIFVLFLAGLSWKLISAGVVFLTGFIPIMWFFLMHDYQKTRVMTLIDPEKDPLGAGYHIIQSKIAIGSGGINGKGWMEGTQSQLEFLPEPHTDFIFAVLSEEHGMIGILILLAIYLFIIARGLVIGAKSDGAFGRLISGGTSLLFFVYVFVNIGMVSGILPVVGVPLPLFSYGGTSYVTLMAAFGLMMSAYVHRKRAYTNNPYSKL; encoded by the coding sequence ATGAATAGTGGCTTTAAAAAACTTTTCTGGAAAATTTTTTCTCTCGACTTATGGCTATTGCTAGGTCTGTTATCCATCACCGGTTACGGGCTGTTAGTGTTATATAGTGCCAGTGGCGGAAGTGAGCGGATGTTCTCTAACCGAGTGATTCAAGTGACGCTTGGTTTGGGAGTCATGTTTTTTATGGCAATGATTCCGCCTCGTTTTTATGAGCGAGTCTCGCCTTATCTCTACTTAGTCTGTATTGTGATGCTGATCTTGGTGGATTTGGTCGGCGAGACCAGTAAAGGGGCGCAACGTTGGCTGAATTTGGGTTTTGTACGTTTCCAACCATCAGAAATCGCTAAGCTTTCCGTACCGTTGATGGTGGCGACTTATTTGGCAAAACGTGCTTTACCGCCAAGTTTAAAAGATACCTTTATTGCATTGGGCATAATTATCGTGCCAACCTTATTAGTGGCGGCGCAGCCGGACTTAGGTACTTCGATTTTAGTATGTGCCGCCGGTATTTTCGTGCTGTTTTTAGCCGGATTAAGTTGGAAATTAATTAGTGCCGGCGTGGTCTTCTTGACGGGATTCATTCCTATTATGTGGTTTTTTCTGATGCACGATTATCAGAAAACCCGTGTAATGACTTTAATTGACCCGGAAAAAGACCCGCTTGGTGCCGGTTATCATATTATTCAGTCGAAAATTGCGATCGGTTCGGGCGGGATTAACGGTAAAGGTTGGATGGAAGGTACTCAATCGCAGTTGGAATTCTTACCCGAACCGCATACGGACTTTATTTTTGCCGTGTTGAGCGAAGAACACGGCATGATTGGTATATTGATCTTATTAGCGATTTATTTATTTATTATTGCTAGAGGATTGGTTATCGGCGCTAAGTCGGACGGCGCTTTCGGACGCTTGATTTCAGGCGGTACATCACTGCTATTCTTTGTTTATGTTTTTGTAAACATTGGTATGGTGAGTGGTATTTTACCGGTAGTTGGTGTACCCTTACCGCTGTTTAGCTATGGGGGAACCTCCTATGTAACCCTAATGGCTGCGTTCGGATTAATGATGTCCGCTTATGTTCATCGTAAGCGTGCGTACACAAATAATCCTTACAGCAAACTTTAG